A single genomic interval of Acidobacteriota bacterium harbors:
- a CDS encoding aminotransferase class V-fold PLP-dependent enzyme, whose amino-acid sequence MNDEIRQLFPVTQHCTYLNHAAVGVLPVPVYTAMERHLRDQRDHGAINYLDWFAAVKRTRELCAQFINAQPDEIAFAPNTSAGLAMIANGIGWRAGDNLVTAACEFPANVIPWQRVARKHGVEIRFAQERDGRLETEEILSLIDERTRAVTLSFVEFASGFRNDLVTIGRHCRARDILFVVDAIQGLGALRLDVQAACIDALAADAHKFLLGPEGVALFYVSRRALERVKPTLVGWLSVERPFDMDNFNQPWAANAQRFEPGALNTAGVRGLGAAVELFLQVGLERIETHLLELGDYLCTGLRERGYQLVSSRRPDEASAIIACQHDHHTAEQLYQQLEAQQIITTARLGRLRISPHFYNTHADIERLLEHLPQ is encoded by the coding sequence ATGAATGACGAAATCCGCCAACTCTTCCCTGTCACGCAACACTGCACCTATCTCAACCACGCCGCTGTCGGCGTGCTGCCCGTGCCCGTTTACACAGCGATGGAGCGCCATCTGCGCGACCAGCGGGATCACGGCGCCATCAACTATTTGGACTGGTTTGCCGCAGTCAAACGCACGCGTGAATTGTGCGCGCAATTCATCAACGCCCAGCCGGATGAAATCGCCTTTGCGCCCAACACCTCCGCTGGCTTGGCCATGATCGCCAACGGCATTGGCTGGCGCGCGGGCGACAACCTCGTCACGGCGGCGTGCGAATTCCCCGCCAATGTCATTCCCTGGCAACGAGTGGCGCGTAAACACGGTGTTGAAATCCGTTTCGCCCAGGAACGAGACGGGCGGTTGGAGACGGAAGAAATCCTCAGCCTGATTGACGAACGCACCCGCGCCGTCACGCTCAGCTTTGTCGAATTCGCCAGCGGCTTTCGCAACGACCTCGTGACGATTGGCCGCCATTGCCGCGCGCGCGATATTTTGTTTGTCGTGGATGCGATTCAAGGGCTGGGCGCGTTGCGGCTGGATGTGCAAGCGGCCTGTATTGACGCGCTCGCTGCCGATGCACACAAGTTTTTGCTGGGGCCGGAAGGCGTCGCGTTGTTTTATGTTTCGCGTCGTGCGCTGGAGCGCGTTAAACCTACCTTGGTCGGCTGGCTCTCGGTCGAACGGCCTTTTGACATGGACAATTTCAACCAGCCCTGGGCGGCCAACGCACAACGTTTTGAACCCGGCGCGCTCAACACGGCAGGCGTGCGCGGCTTGGGCGCGGCGGTTGAACTGTTTTTGCAAGTGGGGCTTGAACGCATCGAAACTCACTTGCTCGAACTCGGCGATTATCTTTGCACAGGCTTGCGCGAGCGCGGCTATCAGCTCGTCAGTTCGCGCCGCCCCGACGAGGCGTCAGCCATTATTGCCTGTCAACACGACCATCACACTGCCGAACAGCTTTACCAGCAACTCGAAGCGCAACAAATCATCACGACCGCGCGGTTGGGACGGTTGCGCATTTCACCGCATTTTTACAATACCCACGCCGACATTGAACGGCTGCTCGAACACTTGCCGCAATAA